One window of the Acidobacteriota bacterium genome contains the following:
- a CDS encoding rRNA methyltransferase → MPAANESNALDLRTAIDGLLDGVSFAELRRASDQLSAAYRAGPSRGSGSIRTAHDRLAYLAARLPSTFEATRAVLGELRGRAPHVRAESLLELGAGPAPGLWAAERFFPELSRATHVEVDADMAQLGRRLLKAGHFDARVESTWLLRDVARARELGAHDLVLVGYVLGELPVSAGDELVDAAWNVTAAALVIVEPGTPAGAARVIRARARLIDQSGNVAAPCPHAGACPLASDDWCHFAARVDRSSVQRRLKGGSLGYEDEKYAYVVVTRGAADRCAARVLRRPVAQARRVSLRLCTSEGLRQELVTRREGERYRAARKARWGDGWQPAAGEAGDGTGLPAARAGTA, encoded by the coding sequence GTGCCCGCTGCGAACGAGTCGAACGCGCTCGATCTGCGCACGGCGATCGATGGACTGCTGGACGGCGTGTCGTTCGCCGAGTTGCGCCGCGCGTCGGATCAGCTCTCCGCCGCCTATCGCGCGGGCCCGTCGCGCGGCTCCGGGTCGATCCGGACGGCGCACGACCGGCTGGCGTACCTGGCGGCGAGACTGCCGTCGACGTTCGAGGCGACCCGCGCGGTTCTGGGCGAGTTGCGCGGCCGGGCTCCACACGTGCGGGCAGAGAGCCTGTTGGAGCTCGGTGCAGGGCCGGCGCCCGGGCTCTGGGCGGCTGAGCGGTTCTTCCCGGAGCTGTCCCGTGCCACGCATGTCGAGGTCGACGCGGACATGGCGCAGTTGGGTCGACGGCTGCTGAAGGCGGGGCACTTCGATGCACGGGTCGAGTCGACGTGGTTGCTGCGTGACGTCGCACGGGCGCGTGAGCTCGGTGCGCACGATCTCGTGCTCGTCGGCTACGTGCTCGGTGAGTTGCCGGTGTCGGCCGGGGACGAGCTCGTCGACGCGGCGTGGAACGTCACCGCCGCGGCGCTCGTCATCGTCGAGCCGGGTACGCCGGCGGGCGCCGCCCGTGTGATTCGGGCGCGGGCGCGCTTGATCGACCAGAGCGGCAACGTTGCGGCGCCCTGCCCTCACGCCGGCGCGTGCCCGCTGGCGTCGGACGACTGGTGCCACTTCGCCGCGCGTGTCGACAGATCGAGCGTTCAGCGCCGCCTCAAGGGCGGATCGCTGGGCTACGAAGACGAGAAGTACGCCTACGTGGTGGTGACCCGAGGAGCCGCCGACCGGTGCGCGGCGCGGGTGCTGCGCCGTCCGGTCGCCCAAGCCCGCCGGGTATCGCTGCGCCTCTGCACATCCGAAGGGTTGCGGCAGGAACTGGTGACCCGCCGCGAGGGTGAACGGTACCGGGCCGCGCGCAAGGCACGGTGGGGTGATGGTTGGCAGCCGGCGGCGGGGGAGGCCGGTGATGGGACGGGATTGCCTGCCGCTCGTGCAGGTACTGCATGA